The Synergistaceae bacterium genome contains the following window.
TCAAGCAAATTCAATCATTGCCGCAAGAACGCGAAAATATACTCAAACTCTTGAGAAATAAGCCGGCGATCGCGAAAAATGAAATGCTGCTTGCTTGTTATGGCCCTATAGTTGATAGCGCCGTGATAAAATTAGCGTTGAACAAGAGCAAAGGAACGCTTTTAATCTGGTACAATGCCGGAAGCCGCCAACTCAAAGCAAGATACGTGTATTTAGTCCGCAGGCTTGGACTTGGCGAGAAACCCGAGTGGCGTTGGGTATAAATAAATTTTTTTTCGAGGGAGAAATTTTTTAAATGGCCGATAACGCTCTAAACATTGGCGACATAGTAGATTGCACCGTTGAGCAAATCATGCCGTACGGAGCTTTTGTCAGGATTAACAAGTTCGGACGCAAAGGAATGATTCATATTTCCGAGCTTTCATATAATTTTGTGAAGGATATTAACGACGTTCTCAAGCTGCAAGACGAGATCAAAGCAAAAATTATCAGGATCGACGAGAAAGGCCGCATAGATTTATCAATAAAGCAAGCCTCAGAGCCTCCTGTTATTCAAGCAAAACCGCAAAGACACTTAACGCCGGTAAATTACGAGTTCAGACAGCCGCGCGAAAATCCTAAAGTCTTTTATGATTTCAGGGAACTTGCTTCAGACGAGAATAATAATTTTACGACTTCACCTGATGAGGCTGACAGCTTCGAGAAAAAAATGGCGTTGTTTCTGAAGACCAGCGAGGCCAAAATTACGGACTTAAACACGAGAAATTCTGCAAGATCAGGACGCAGCAAGAGAAGACTTGACAGACGCGAATATCCTTAAGGCCGTGAAATTTGATAATTCCATTGTGATGGGAGCTGCTAAAGTCTGCCGGTTTAATCGTGTCCAAGTGATTAAATGCGCGCCGGTCGGTGAAAAAATGAGACTCTTTCCGACTAGTTTTTGGCTGATGTGTCCGTATCTAATAAAACTTGCTGGAAAAATTGAGTCTGACGGCGGAGTCAGCGAGCTTGAAAATTTTCTGCGTTCTCGTAATTTATATAAAGGCTGGAATAAATATAATTTGCTTCATCAATTAATACGGGTTAATCTGCTCGATAAGAATTTGCGTGAGTTCTTGCGTAAATATAAATTTTCCATGTACAAAACTTTAATCAGCGGCGGGATCGGAGGCACAAAATATAAATTCGGCGAGATTCATATTAAGTGCCTTCACCTGCAGACAGCGTCGTTTTTAGCTTTAAAGCACCACCCCGGCGGAGAGTGGCTCAAAAGTAAAGGGCTTCAAAGCGAGTGCAATAATTGTCAGTGCTGCTGAAAAATTTTATTTCTTGAGATATTTGTCAAAGAAGTCAACCATAATTTTCATGACAGGCTCTTGCACCCAGTACGGCCCCCCGTGAGCAGCATTCTTCACGATATAGCGCTCTGTCTCGACTCCTTTAGATTTTAACGCTTGAAATAATAAATCAGTCTGACTCGGCGAAACAAGTTTATCTGCGTCCCCGTGCATAAATAACATCGGTACTGATTTTTCGCTTGCATACTCTACCGGACTCGCCTTTGCTGATTCTTCCGGATGAGCTAAGACTCCGCCGTCCTTGCCTCCGAATGTAGGAGTCCCTAACACCCATAATGCTTCTGTTGCTCCTGCGCTTGCGTGGCCTTTCTGATTCTCCTCGTCGTAATCCATGCCGATATTGCGAACATCTGTTATACCGAAAATATTTGCTGCACACAAAACATCGCTTGAATAATCAAGAAAATCGCCCGTGTCAAATTCCTTCATGCCGTTTGTGAGTCCTACAAATGAAGAAAGATAACCGCCCGCACTATTTCCGAGAACGCCGACTCTATTCACGTCAATATTATACATAGACGCATGAGCACGCAGCCAACGAATCGCAGCTTTTACGTCCTGCAATGGCTGGGGAAATTTTCCTAACGGCGCATTACGATATTCAACACTCGCAACTACATAGCCGGTCTCAGCTAATCTCATTCTCTGTTGAATCCAATTATTTTTCGGGGCCATTATGAATCCTCCGCCAGTTACATAAACTATCAAGGGCAAAGGCTCTTTCCCTGAAGGCTGTAAAATGTCCATCGTCAGTGTATAAGTCAGCACACCTCGCGCAAATCCTTGAGCAAACGGGATATTTTCATAAAGTGTGATAGCGTTAGTAGTGAGTTCGACATCAATAATTTTGCTGTCAAATTTTTCACCCGCAAATGAACCCGACACTAACACGCAAAGAACTAATAAAGCCGCTAAAAGTTTACTCATATAAATATAACCTCCTGATAAAAATTTTAATCACAAGCAAGACATTACAGCGTCATAAATTGATTTTATTTCTGCCCGCTTAGAGATCCTAACGTTCATAAATCCTGCGTTAAATGCCTCTTTTGCTGTCTGCTCGCCTATACAAACAACAATGGCCTCACGCAAATTATTTGTATTCATAGCAAAGCCCTTCACTGTTGACGCACTCGTGAAAATTATAAAATCTGCAAATTTCGGAACATGTTTAAATTTTACGTAATCGATTCTATAAATGCAAATCTCATCATAATTTATATTTTGTGAGTCAAATATTTCTGCAATTTCCGGCGACCCATTTAACGCACGCAGCATTAAAATTTTTCCCGCGAGTCCTTCTGCTAAATGTCTGCAATCATAAATTTCCGGTACAAAATCGACTCGCAGACCGTGAGACCTCAAAGAATCCGCCGTTGCTTGACCGATAGCAGCAATTTTCGCTGTGCCGATTTCCCTTATATCACGATTTGACTCGCTCAAAAGTTTAAAGAATGCCTCAACGCCCGTAACACT
Protein-coding sequences here:
- a CDS encoding S1 RNA-binding domain-containing protein; translated protein: MADNALNIGDIVDCTVEQIMPYGAFVRINKFGRKGMIHISELSYNFVKDINDVLKLQDEIKAKIIRIDEKGRIDLSIKQASEPPVIQAKPQRHLTPVNYEFRQPRENPKVFYDFRELASDENNNFTTSPDEADSFEKKMALFLKTSEAKITDLNTRNSARSGRSKRRLDRREYP
- a CDS encoding DUF501 domain-containing protein, coding for MTDANILKAVKFDNSIVMGAAKVCRFNRVQVIKCAPVGEKMRLFPTSFWLMCPYLIKLAGKIESDGGVSELENFLRSRNLYKGWNKYNLLHQLIRVNLLDKNLREFLRKYKFSMYKTLISGGIGGTKYKFGEIHIKCLHLQTASFLALKHHPGGEWLKSKGLQSECNNCQCC
- a CDS encoding alpha/beta hydrolase, with product MSKLLAALLVLCVLVSGSFAGEKFDSKIIDVELTTNAITLYENIPFAQGFARGVLTYTLTMDILQPSGKEPLPLIVYVTGGGFIMAPKNNWIQQRMRLAETGYVVASVEYRNAPLGKFPQPLQDVKAAIRWLRAHASMYNIDVNRVGVLGNSAGGYLSSFVGLTNGMKEFDTGDFLDYSSDVLCAANIFGITDVRNIGMDYDEENQKGHASAGATEALWVLGTPTFGGKDGGVLAHPEESAKASPVEYASEKSVPMLFMHGDADKLVSPSQTDLLFQALKSKGVETERYIVKNAAHGGPYWVQEPVMKIMVDFFDKYLKK
- a CDS encoding uroporphyrinogen-III synthase, with the translated sequence VSHSKELQDKLLSENLSPDTSCAVIENGTTSRERIIRTKLNNLHESITANKINPPAIIIIGDTAELNYSWRENLPLHDKKIIITRPAGRSESLAALLRDSGAEVVLMPSIKTQIISGSLTGKNLSGYDYVGFTSVTGVEAFFKLLSESNRDIREIGTAKIAAIGQATADSLRSHGLRVDFVPEIYDCRHLAEGLAGKILMLRALNGSPEIAEIFDSQNINYDEICIYRIDYVKFKHVPKFADFIIFTSASTVKGFAMNTNNLREAIVVCIGEQTAKEAFNAGFMNVRISKRAEIKSIYDAVMSCL